Genomic DNA from Candidatus Saganbacteria bacterium:
TTGGCAATCGTTAAATACAAACAAATTAATGGCCTTGGGAGCAACGATCGGATCGACCGCTTTCTTCATCACCCATGGGTTCAAGCAGAACGCCGAAGAGAACGAAAAAAAACTGTTAACCTCAAATCTGACGAATATAAGCAAAATATTCTATCTTGAGATAATCGACGCAACTTTTTCGATCGACGGAGTTCTGGGCGCATTTGCTTTTACACTTTCAATACCCTTGATCCTTTTAGGCAACGGCCTTGGGGCTGTCGTAGTAAGGCAGTTAACGATAAGAGGGATCGATAAGATCAAAAATTATGTTTTTTTAAAGAACGGCGCAATGTATTCGGTATTTGTGCTGGGAATAATAATGCTTGCTCGGTCATTTGGGCATGAAATACCCGAAATAATATCACCGTTGTTCACCATAGCGATAATCGGTTACTTTTTCGTAAAGTCGATCAATCCACACCCATGACCTTTATCTTCATGACCCCCATTGGGGCCAAAACTTCAAGCACATCGCCTTTTTTTGCTCCCATAAGCGCGCTTCCAACCGGAGTCGTTTCAGATATCTTCTTTTCTAAAGCATTAGCCTCAAGCTCTGAAACAATGGTATATTCCCTGACATCTTTTGTATCCAGTATCATGTACTTGACCTTTGACCCCCGAGAAACAATATCTTTTACTTTTTCTTCGTCTTCTACGATCTCCGCCATTTTGAGCCGCGATTCGAGTTCTTTTATTTTTGATTCGATAAGCGACTGTTCTTTGCGTGCTTCGTGATAGCCGGCATTTTCCCTCAAATCCCCCTGCTCTCTTGCCTCATTGACCGCCTTTGCGATCTCCCTTCTCTTGCCGGTCTTTAAATGCTTTAACTGCCTGCTTAATTCGTCATATCCTTTTTTAGATATCTGGTTGCCGCCCATATTCTAATCCCCTTCAAATTCTGTTTGCGCATAAACGGAATAGTCAGCTTGCTCCAATTTTTTTCGGCCTCCAATATCCGGGAGATCGACAATGAACGCCAATTCAACTATTTCTCCCTGAAGTTTTTTAACTAGGTTTGCGGCGGCAGTCGCGGTTCCCCCTGTTGCAAGAAGGTCATCAATTATCAGGACTTTTTGGCCTTTAATGATCGCGTCTTTGTGTATTTCAATTATATCCGTTCCGTATTCAAGCGCGTATTCTTCTTTAATGGTTTCAGCCGGAAGCTTTCCTTTTTTCCTTACAGGGACAAAACCTTTATTCAAAAGATAAGCCAAAGCCCCGCCTAAGATAAATCCTCTTGAATCGATACCCACTACGATATCGATCTCTTTATCTTTATATCGAATGTAGAAATCGTCAATACATAATTTGAGGCCGACAGGATCTTTTAGAAGAGTCGTGATATCGCGGAACATGATCCCTTTTTTGGGCCAGTGAGGAACCGTTCGAATTCTTGATTTAATTGACATTATTTGATCCTCGGGATAACCTTTATCAAAAGATTTTTCACTTTATCCGCATTATCCTTCATTCGCTCCAAAACCATTTCAAAAGTGACGGGAGCTTCATCGTCTTTCCAGCAATCGTAATCGGTAGACATTGCGATCGTTTGATATGGGATTCCTACTTCATTGGCAAGGATCACTTCGGGGCAAGTGGACATATTGATTATATCCGCGCCCCATTGGCGGAACATATGGCTTTCGGCTTTTGTTGAAAACCTGGGTCCCTCAATAGTAACAACAGTGACGTCGCGATTATATTTGTATCCAAATTCATCGCATGCCTTTGCCAATATTTCGGTCAAGTTCTCATCGTAAGGCTCGCTCATCGGTGTGTGGACTACTTTATCGTGGAAAAAAGTTAAATTCCTGTGGCGGGTAAAATCAATGAATTGGTTCGGAAACACAATATTTCCCGGTTTGACATCCTCTCTTAATGAACCAACGGCGGTTGCCGCGAGGATATGAGTACAGCCTTCTTCTTTAAGCGCCCAAATATTCGCTAGATAATTAACTTTGGTTGGCATGATGCCGTGGTCTTTTCCGTGGCGGGCAAGAATTACAACATCAACACCTTCGATCTTTCCGCAGGTCAAAGAAGAAGACGGCTGTCCATGCTTGTTATCGGCTTCTTTGGAAGCAGGATTTTTTAGTATTTGCGGATCATCGAATCCTGACCCGCCGATTATACCGATCTTTGGCATATATTTGTATTATAATATAACTCATGAACTTCAACAAACGAAAAAAAACCGGCAAGGATACTAGCTGGAATAAATCCGCAAGCTGGTACGATTCACTTGTGGGTGAAAAAGGTTCCGACTATCATCAAAATGTCATCATCCCAAATGCATTAAAACTTCTAAAGCCGCAAAAAAACGAAAAGATAATAGATATCGGATGCGGACAGGGAGTTTTTTGCAGAGAACTTCATACGCTGGGCATTAAAGTTCTTGGGATCGACGCTTCAAAGAATTTGATCGATGCCGCAAAAAAAAGATCACCGGAAATAAAGTATCTTGTTGCAAGCGCGCAAAACCTGAATATGTTCGAGAATAAAAGTTTTGATGCGGCAACAAGCATTATGGCCATGCAAAACATGGATCTTTTATTTGAAGTGATCCATGAAATGAGCCGCGTGATAAAAGTTAATGGACGCGCTCTCATTGTAATAAGCCATCCGGCCTTCAGGATACCAAGGCAATCCGGCTGGGGATTTGATGAAACCAGAAAAATACAGTACAGAAGAGTCGATATGTATTTATCGGAGAAAAAGATACCGATCCAAATGAACCCTGGATATGACCAATCGAAAATAACATGGACCTTCCACCGCCCAATATCAACTTACATAAATGCGCTTGGTCAAAATAATATGGCGATCGTTCGAATGGAAGAATGGACAACACACAGGAGAACCAATGAAAAAGTGGATAACCGCTCAAGAGACGAATTCCCGCTGTTTCTGGCTATACTTGCAAGAAAAATTTAATCATCAGTAACTCTCCCAATCGAGCAGATCTTTATCAAGCAAATTCTTAACAAATTGCGTACGGTATAGTATCTCAACTGCTTCAGCTCGAGTCAACATCCTTTTCGGCTCAAAAGCTTTCCCGCTCAAATACCCTAGCAATCCTGCTTTGAATGAGCCTGAAATGATCGATGAAGCCCAGTGCTTATCATTAATATCAGGGAACTGCCCTCCATAAGCTTCAAGCGGCACTTTCGCGAACCTAGAAATCATGGCAACGCCTTCGGCCCGCGTAATATTCCCATTCGGCCTAAAGGTCTTGTCGGTATAACCTTCGACAACTTTTGCCGCAGCGGCATCCGCTATAAACTTTGACGCCCAATGTTTGAACTTTATATCTATGAATTTAATTCCATTATTTTGGATTTTGCCATTTGGATTTGGAATTTCTGCCCGCATGAGCAGTGCAGCCATTTCGGCGCGAGTAATATTCCCTTCAGGCCTGAAACTTCCGTCAGGATATCCCGTAACAATATTAAGCATTGATACCAATGAAACCTGCTGCCTTGTCCAATAGCCCTCGGTAACATCCGGAAATGCCGCAAGCCTTAAAACGCGTAAAAGTTTCTCATCGGTTGGCTTGCCGGTCTTTGCTTTACTGGAATAACCTTTAATTGATATCTTGTTCTTGCCGATATTAACCGGAGCTTCTGCTTCAAATGAACCCAAAGTTGAGAATTGTACATTATTATTATTGATCTCAAGCGCCTGCAGATCCGATATTTTTCCTTTGATTTTTATTGATTGGTCAAAAGCGATATTCTTATCGCTCGGAGAATCTATTCTCATCCTATCTTTTTCCTTTGGCGCTTCAAGCTTCTTAAGCGGTGGAATATAAGAAACCGAAAAATATGAACTATCCAAATTGACCACTGGCAATGGATGATATGCATAATCGAACTTGAACCCCCCGTAATAGAACCCTACACCAAACGTTGGATACGATATTGCGACAACGCGGCCCGTGCCGTCATCGCCTGTTGTCTGGTCGATCCCAAGCCTTACAAAAAGCATATTATACGGGTTCCATTTGAATCCAAGATAATTAAGCCCTATATTCGGATTCCATTCAAGCCCAAGATGATAAGTTAACGGGGCCTTGCCTATCAGATAATTATCAAGGTCCGCAGCAAAAATAAGCTCCTGCTTCCTGAATTTCAACAGTGAATTTTCTTCTCCTAATAACGCCATGGTTGTCCCAAGCTTAAACAACGCGGGATATATCTCATAATGGCCGGACATATAAGTGATCTTCCCGCCCCATGAGGCTGGCAAGATGTCTTGCACAGCTATGCCAATTTTCATCGACGGAGAAAGCCGGTACATTGCCCCCAGATCGATCTCGTTCCCTGTCCCTGATGCCCCTGCGAGCCCGCCGCCGGACAATCCCGCATTGAACAGTTTATAATTAATGCCAACATCAATTTTGTCTGTCCATCCCAATTTAATAAATTTGCCGATAAGGCTGTCTGCGGTATTTGAATAATTTAAGATAAAGACGTTATTGTAATTATTGATGTTGGGCTTAGTAAAATCAACTTTGTAGATCGGATCCAGAGGATTTGAAGTTGCGTCAATAGTTGTGGCATAAGCTCCGCCAATATTATAACTTCCAAAGCCTAGGCCGATCACTCCGAAATTTGTGGAATAATACCCTGAAAGGGAAAGATAATTATACGCATCGAGAAATTTTGAAGACATTGACGATATCTGCCAATCGGTCTTTCTGGCAAGCCCGGATGGGTTGATAAAAATGCCGGAAGTGTCATCCGAGAGCCCAGCATATGCGCGGCCCATCCCTACTACCCTGGCATTTGGAGAACGAAGAGCGGGATCTGATGCTTCCACAACTGCAAAGGCTTTTGTCGAAAACATAACGATGATAATTAAAATTGCAATAATGATCTTGTTTATGCCCATAACGTTGTCTTAATCAATTATAACTGATATAATCATCAAGTTCAAATAAATAAAGAGGAGAAAAAAATGATTGCTGAAAGATCAGAGTATAAAGGCAAGCCGATGCTCGTGTTGAAAAGAAGCGAAGATGAAAAATTCCCTTTTTCGTTCGGATTGACCAAGGCGAAAATGATCCTCGAAAGCATCGAAGAGATTAAAAAATTCGTCGCGGAAGAAGATCAGCCCAAATAATAATCAGTAGCTTCAAAATCGATACAAATATCTTCCTTGCGCCAATGGCAGGTTGTACTGACCTTTCATTTCGATTGATAGCTCGTGAAAACGGCGCAAAATTCTGCTTCTTTGAAATGATCGATTCAAACTCCTTAATACATAGCCCGAACAAAGATCCTGACATAATAAATACAACTGAAGAAGACTTGCCTATTGCGGGACAATTGATAGGCTCTGATCCAGACGTTATGCTTAAGGCCGCGAAAATACTTGTTGAAAAGTTAAAGCTATCTTTCATGGATATTAACGCCGCCTGCCCCGTCAACAAGATGACAAAAAAGAAATCAGGCGCGCATCTTATTCGAGAACCCAAGCTTCTTTACAAAATAATTAAAAAGCTTTCATCGAACCTTTCTCTGCCGATAACAGTGAAGATCCGTATCGGCTATGAAAGCGTGGACTTAAAAGAAATAGCAACTATTGCAAAGAATTGTCAAAAGAATGGAGCCTCTGCCCTCTTTGTCCATGGCAGGACAAGGGCGCAAGGATATTCAGGCGAGATCGATTACAATGCGATCAAAGTTATTAAAGAAAGCGTAACAATTCCTGTTTTTGGCTCGGGAAATATATTGTCCCCCGAAAATGCAAAATCAATGCTTAATAAAACCGGATGTGATGGAATTCTCGTCGCTCGTGGAGCTCTTGGAAGGCCATGGATATTTAAAAGTATCGATGCTTATCTAAAAACGGGAGCAGTTATTCTGGAGCCAAATATCGAAACAAAGAAACTAACGCTAAAAAAACACCTCTATTATATCGATAAATACAAAAAGAAAACTTTCTGTAAAATTGGATTCATGAGAAAAATGGCTATCTGGTACATGAAATCTTTCCCGCACGCGGCAAGGATCAGGGGAGAGATTAATAATGCCCAAAGCATGGAAGAACTTTTTTCGATCGTTGATTCGGCTAAAGACCTTTCCCCAGTGATCTAAAATTAATACAGTTTTGCCTGACTTCTTTATTCTTTACTGCGCCGCACTTGTTTAATTTAATAATATACATATCCAAAGGATAATCGAAATCGTCATAGAATTCATTTTTATTTCTCAAGATATCGACTTTCCAATATTTCTTGCCTTTAAATGTCGTATATCCCGATCCTCCGAAAGTATCGGCAACTTCAAGCGTTGTGGTCTTAAATAATTCCGGGATCATGATCACGCTTCCTCCGGGAAGGAAGTTAAGAGCCACAAAGTCGCCAAGGCGTTTTCCATTTTTTGAAACTCTTCTGTAGCGGCCTGTGTCGCTCCAAAGATGCGCGTAATAAGTTGATGCGATTATCTTAACTTTTTCGTATTTGCTATAAGGCAATCTTTCTTTTGCAATCTCTTCAGCAGCGATTGGTACAGATAATATGCAAAGGCCTATAATGGCCCAAGTTGCCGGCCTCATTATTTCCCGATAGCTTGATCGGAATCGATAAGCAATACAGCTGATGCAATAACGGTTGTCCAAACGCCTCTCTGTCCTATAGCGCTTTGGGTGATATTTGTCGTTCGAACTATTTCGTTCGATAATTTCCATGACTCTTGGCGCTCATCCCAGCTGGCGTTTTCGTCAAATGGAAGGCCGAGAGTTGTTGCTAGCATTTGAGCCGCCATATCTTCCGCGTAATCACCGCATTCTTCGTCTGTTAGTCCTGATGCGTGATGTTCGCTCAAATATCCGTATGAATTAGGATCGGATGGAATGGCCATGCCGACAGATGATGATATTAATCTGTGCGGTTCGTTTGTTTCGTTGCGGGACATGACAATAAATGCTATCTGGCCAGGCTTTATAAGTTTAACGCCTTGTTCTTTTGAAATCAATTTGCAGCCTGGCGGGAAGATTGAAGATACCTGCACGTAGTTTACGGCTTGTACTCCTGCATCGCGAAGCGCCATCTCAAAGCTTGCTAATCTTTCTTTGTGGCGTCCAACGCCTTTAGTTAAAAATATTTTATCTGGTACAAATCCTGACATGTTTGGATATTATACAATACTTAGTTTGAGACGGCAAATTTTAAAGCGCCTTCGGGATATGTAGCATCATAATAACTGATATAGACCTTGCCGCTGCTGTCAACCTTGATAGAACTGCCGACGCCAACATCTTTTAATGTGTATTCGGTATGAACAGTCGATGTCGCAAAGCTACCTGAAGAGTTAGTGGCATATTTTAATGATTTACCAGATAAAATAAAAAATATTATCGGAACAAATAATTGTTTAACCGGCTTCATTCTTAGAAGAAATTATAGCACTATTTTCGATTTCTTAGAAATATATTGTAGCGCCGGCCTGGCTGAAATTAACGTATGCGTTCATCCAGTTATTTTGCCCGCTGCTATTTTTGTATTTAATTCCGGTCAGGGCCACGGAGCCTATCTCAAAATGCGCGCCCAACCCTATCGTATCGGTGAACATTGTGTGGGTTCCGATCCCGAAGATAAAGCCCTGCAATCCGCCGGCAAAAGAGCCTGCAGGTTATTGTAATCAAAAATAAAATGCGGCCCTACGTTCAGGTTCGGTCCTATAGGATAATATAAGGAGGTTTCATTGCCGATACCGATATGCCGATCGCTGTTTATGGTCCCGACGTATATTGAATCTGCGTTGTCCAAAAGCGAAATGCTCATCGCATCCACAATAAGATCGCTCACAATCGTCCCGCCAAGAAATGGGAATTTTATTGCATGGCACGGAATAGGCATCAGAAAAGTAAAGCAGGCTATTGCACAGAAAACTAAAATGCTTTTTTTCATTTCATCACTCCCATGACCGCATTTTAGTATAACAAGCCGATCGAAACAAGCGATTTAAAAAGGCACTAACTAATTAGGATTACTCGCCTAAGACCTTAACAACGATCCGTTTCTTGTGGCTCGAATGGAAGTTGCGCCTGCCTGCCGGCAAGCAGGTCTCGAATTATGCGAATCTTTCAAAATATTTCAAATTGCGCGAATTGGGCTTCGATTAATTAGCGACGATTTCCCATTCGATTTGACGATTATTAGGCGGGCTGACGAATATGCGCGTCTAGTTTATGGCCAACTTTATCAATTTTATCTCCCAGCTCTCTGGCAACATCTTTAAGTGTGCTGGCCACAAATTTGATTGTATCATTAGTATCTTTGATTTCACCCTTTAATTCACTTCGTATTTCTTGCATTTCTCTTCTTAATATTTGATGCCCTTCTGCAACCGCTCTAAAATCGCATCTGATTCCCTCAAGCAAGATTTCCGTTCTTCGTACTTCTTCTGTCATAGCCTTTTCTCCTTCGGGGTGATGATTTATTCTACACCCACAACAAGGTTATAGCAATTAGCATGCCACGGTTGGGCTCGAATGGGAGTGGCGACTCGAATTTTGCGAATATTTCGAAATATCTCGAATTGCTCGAATTAAGGATTAATTGTATTTATTCGTGAAATTCGTGAAAACTCG
This window encodes:
- a CDS encoding adenine phosphoribosyltransferase → MSIKSRIRTVPHWPKKGIMFRDITTLLKDPVGLKLCIDDFYIRYKDKEIDIVVGIDSRGFILGGALAYLLNKGFVPVRKKGKLPAETIKEEYALEYGTDIIEIHKDAIIKGQKVLIIDDLLATGGTATAAANLVKKLQGEIVELAFIVDLPDIGGRKKLEQADYSVYAQTEFEGD
- a CDS encoding DUF475 domain-containing protein; amino-acid sequence: MDIFTIIIIVLGLCLFEIISSIDNAIINAEILATMGQKARRWFLVWGIFIAVFVIRGFLPWLIIWAVNPSLGPINSLMATFSNDPSVKHSIEQSAPILLSGGGIFLVFLFLHWLFLEPKHFGLPRTEKFFLKQGVWFYAIVSILLTFVVWQSLNTNKLMALGATIGSTAFFITHGFKQNAEENEKKLLTSNLTNISKIFYLEIIDATFSIDGVLGAFAFTLSIPLILLGNGLGAVVVRQLTIRGIDKIKNYVFLKNGAMYSVFVLGIIMLARSFGHEIPEIISPLFTIAIIGYFFVKSINPHP
- a CDS encoding arginine decarboxylase, pyruvoyl-dependent; translation: MSGFVPDKIFLTKGVGRHKERLASFEMALRDAGVQAVNYVQVSSIFPPGCKLISKEQGVKLIKPGQIAFIVMSRNETNEPHRLISSSVGMAIPSDPNSYGYLSEHHASGLTDEECGDYAEDMAAQMLATTLGLPFDENASWDERQESWKLSNEIVRTTNITQSAIGQRGVWTTVIASAVLLIDSDQAIGK
- a CDS encoding class I SAM-dependent methyltransferase, producing MNFNKRKKTGKDTSWNKSASWYDSLVGEKGSDYHQNVIIPNALKLLKPQKNEKIIDIGCGQGVFCRELHTLGIKVLGIDASKNLIDAAKKRSPEIKYLVASAQNLNMFENKSFDAATSIMAMQNMDLLFEVIHEMSRVIKVNGRALIVISHPAFRIPRQSGWGFDETRKIQYRRVDMYLSEKKIPIQMNPGYDQSKITWTFHRPISTYINALGQNNMAIVRMEEWTTHRRTNEKVDNRSRDEFPLFLAILARKI
- a CDS encoding S-layer homology domain-containing protein; this translates as MFSTKAFAVVEASDPALRSPNARVVGMGRAYAGLSDDTSGIFINPSGLARKTDWQISSMSSKFLDAYNYLSLSGYYSTNFGVIGLGFGSYNIGGAYATTIDATSNPLDPIYKVDFTKPNINNYNNVFILNYSNTADSLIGKFIKLGWTDKIDVGINYKLFNAGLSGGGLAGASGTGNEIDLGAMYRLSPSMKIGIAVQDILPASWGGKITYMSGHYEIYPALFKLGTTMALLGEENSLLKFRKQELIFAADLDNYLIGKAPLTYHLGLEWNPNIGLNYLGFKWNPYNMLFVRLGIDQTTGDDGTGRVVAISYPTFGVGFYYGGFKFDYAYHPLPVVNLDSSYFSVSYIPPLKKLEAPKEKDRMRIDSPSDKNIAFDQSIKIKGKISDLQALEINNNNVQFSTLGSFEAEAPVNIGKNKISIKGYSSKAKTGKPTDEKLLRVLRLAAFPDVTEGYWTRQQVSLVSMLNIVTGYPDGSFRPEGNITRAEMAALLMRAEIPNPNGKIQNNGIKFIDIKFKHWASKFIADAAAAKVVEGYTDKTFRPNGNITRAEGVAMISRFAKVPLEAYGGQFPDINDKHWASSIISGSFKAGLLGYLSGKAFEPKRMLTRAEAVEILYRTQFVKNLLDKDLLDWESY
- the greA gene encoding transcription elongation factor GreA; the encoded protein is MGGNQISKKGYDELSRQLKHLKTGKRREIAKAVNEAREQGDLRENAGYHEARKEQSLIESKIKELESRLKMAEIVEDEEKVKDIVSRGSKVKYMILDTKDVREYTIVSELEANALEKKISETTPVGSALMGAKKGDVLEVLAPMGVMKIKVMGVD
- the mtnP gene encoding S-methyl-5'-thioadenosine phosphorylase, which gives rise to MPKIGIIGGSGFDDPQILKNPASKEADNKHGQPSSSLTCGKIEGVDVVILARHGKDHGIMPTKVNYLANIWALKEEGCTHILAATAVGSLREDVKPGNIVFPNQFIDFTRHRNLTFFHDKVVHTPMSEPYDENLTEILAKACDEFGYKYNRDVTVVTIEGPRFSTKAESHMFRQWGADIINMSTCPEVILANEVGIPYQTIAMSTDYDCWKDDEAPVTFEMVLERMKDNADKVKNLLIKVIPRIK
- the dusB gene encoding tRNA dihydrouridine synthase DusB, which translates into the protein MAGCTDLSFRLIARENGAKFCFFEMIDSNSLIHSPNKDPDIINTTEEDLPIAGQLIGSDPDVMLKAAKILVEKLKLSFMDINAACPVNKMTKKKSGAHLIREPKLLYKIIKKLSSNLSLPITVKIRIGYESVDLKEIATIAKNCQKNGASALFVHGRTRAQGYSGEIDYNAIKVIKESVTIPVFGSGNILSPENAKSMLNKTGCDGILVARGALGRPWIFKSIDAYLKTGAVILEPNIETKKLTLKKHLYYIDKYKKKTFCKIGFMRKMAIWYMKSFPHAARIRGEINNAQSMEELFSIVDSAKDLSPVI